One part of the Gemmatimonas sp. genome encodes these proteins:
- a CDS encoding BrnA antitoxin family protein, with the protein MKRSLDFSKGQRNPYAARLKRPVTIRLDEFTVDYFKAMAAETEIPYQTLINLYLRECAGTGRRLAMQWRNAKRGAA; encoded by the coding sequence ATGAAGCGTTCGTTGGATTTTTCGAAAGGACAGCGCAACCCGTATGCCGCGCGTCTCAAGCGCCCTGTGACCATTCGTCTCGACGAGTTCACCGTCGACTACTTCAAGGCGATGGCCGCCGAGACGGAGATTCCCTATCAGACGCTGATCAACCTCTACCTGCGCGAGTGTGCGGGCACCGGGCGCCGCCTCGCCATGCAGTGGCGCAATGCGAAGCGGGGCGCGGCATAA
- a CDS encoding BrnT family toxin, translated as MDELRFEWNPAKARLNQRKHGVAFEEAQTVFADEDALLLADPAHSAVEDRFYLLGLSARLRVLVVIHCYRSEDGVVRLISARKATPSERAQYDARWTR; from the coding sequence GTGGATGAGCTACGCTTCGAGTGGAATCCGGCCAAGGCCAGACTGAATCAGCGGAAGCATGGCGTTGCCTTTGAGGAGGCACAGACCGTGTTCGCCGATGAGGATGCCCTCTTGCTGGCGGATCCCGCGCACTCGGCGGTGGAGGACCGGTTCTACTTGCTCGGTCTCAGCGCCAGGTTGCGCGTGCTGGTGGTCATTCACTGCTATCGTTCCGAGGATGGGGTCGTGCGCCTCATTTCGGCCCGCAAAGCCACGCCTTCTGAGCGCGCCCAGTATGACGCGCGGTGGACCCGATGA
- a CDS encoding IS3 family transposase gives MDAGIARSGSHALSKRCFATLEVEGLAQHRVATHTEARLTVFRYIERWYNPHRRHSALGQQSPLAFERSHAVQSIAA, from the coding sequence ATGGATGCAGGCATTGCCCGGTCGGGAAGCCATGCGCTCTCCAAACGCTGCTTCGCGACGCTCGAAGTCGAGGGCCTCGCACAACACCGCGTTGCGACGCACACCGAAGCGCGCCTGACCGTCTTCCGCTACATCGAACGCTGGTACAACCCGCATCGCCGGCACTCCGCCCTGGGGCAGCAGTCCCCGCTCGCCTTCGAGCGGTCACACGCCGTACAATCCATCGCCGCTTGA
- a CDS encoding nuclear transport factor 2 family protein: protein MNTAEDTVLEFWRLMATNDFASVKQVLADGFVVEWPQSNELIRGPENFVRMNSEYPAHGEWRFTIKRLVASSADVVTHVVVTDGTQAAEAISFFQVAGGRVTRLVEYWPESYAPPPNRAHLTEPLHTAAASAA from the coding sequence GTGAACACAGCTGAAGACACCGTTCTCGAGTTCTGGCGCCTCATGGCGACCAACGACTTCGCCTCAGTCAAGCAGGTACTCGCCGACGGTTTCGTTGTCGAGTGGCCCCAATCCAACGAACTCATACGCGGTCCCGAGAACTTCGTCCGCATGAACTCGGAGTACCCTGCGCACGGCGAGTGGAGGTTCACCATCAAGCGGTTGGTCGCTTCATCCGCCGATGTCGTCACGCATGTCGTCGTCACAGACGGAACACAAGCCGCAGAAGCGATCTCATTCTTCCAGGTCGCCGGCGGCAGGGTCACCCGGCTTGTCGAGTACTGGCCTGAAAGCTACGCTCCACCGCCCAACCGGGCTCACCTGACCGAACCACTCCACACAGCCGCCGCGAGTGCTGCCTGA
- a CDS encoding transporter substrate-binding domain-containing protein, with translation MPLQLNRRVRRMNMARLMAPRWQVSVVALGLLAGCVSVQSVPPAARSDLTATGKLRVGLILSNPVLVTKDPQTGELRGVTIALGKALAKRLGVPFEPVGYPNPAALVQSVGRNEWDIAFLAFDPARARDVEFSPPYMVVDNTYLVLSGSKVESVEAADQRGVRIAVPERSAPDLFFSRSLKAAEIVRVPGGADPAIEVLRSGRADAYAENAHMLSLYSGRLPGSRVLPGRYTVVQHAVATPKGRPAAAEFVKQFVEQSKRDGTVRDAMAKAGLRRTDVAPSALVK, from the coding sequence ATGCCGCTGCAGCTGAACCGTCGCGTCAGGAGAATGAACATGGCGAGACTCATGGCTCCCCGATGGCAGGTCTCGGTCGTCGCACTCGGTCTTCTCGCCGGCTGCGTATCGGTGCAGAGCGTGCCGCCCGCCGCGCGGTCTGATCTGACTGCCACCGGGAAGCTGCGTGTCGGCCTCATCCTCTCCAACCCGGTCTTGGTCACGAAGGACCCTCAGACTGGCGAGCTGCGCGGCGTCACCATAGCCCTCGGCAAGGCCCTCGCGAAGCGCCTTGGGGTTCCCTTTGAGCCCGTGGGATATCCCAATCCGGCCGCCTTGGTACAAAGCGTCGGCCGCAACGAATGGGATATTGCGTTCCTGGCATTCGACCCGGCCCGCGCCAGGGATGTTGAATTCTCGCCGCCGTACATGGTGGTTGATAACACCTATCTTGTGTTGTCGGGCTCGAAGGTGGAAAGCGTCGAAGCCGCCGACCAGCGCGGCGTCAGGATCGCGGTCCCGGAGCGTAGCGCACCAGACCTCTTCTTCTCGCGAAGCCTGAAGGCCGCAGAGATCGTTCGCGTGCCCGGAGGAGCCGACCCGGCCATCGAAGTCCTCCGTTCCGGGCGCGCCGATGCCTACGCGGAGAACGCTCACATGCTCAGCCTGTATTCCGGCAGGCTTCCTGGGTCGCGGGTACTTCCGGGACGGTATACGGTGGTGCAACACGCCGTTGCGACTCCCAAAGGCCGGCCTGCAGCAGCGGAGTTTGTGAAGCAATTCGTCGAACAATCCAAACGCGACGGAACGGTTCGAGATGCTATGGCGAAGGCTGGCCTGCGGCGGACGGATGTGGCACCTTCCGCACTCGTCAAGTGA
- a CDS encoding DUF3883 domain-containing protein encodes MAEDWSPEEVAATVADYFAMLDHELRGEPYNKKDHNRRLQQVLRGRSSGAIEFKHANISAVLIELGFPYIDGYKPRGNYQELLKDEVSARLDGDLRLARAAEAIVQAAAGVAPAVQSLADTIVPAPIRERDRSRTYERLRKDPLPRRGINYLEREANNASLGAAGEVFALDVEHRRLWEAGERRLAERIEHVSRTRGDGLGYDIHSFDLDGRDRLIEVKTTSFGAMTPFFASNREVAVSEERAANFKLYRVFKFREAPKVFVLSGALRESCVLDAVQFRVSLA; translated from the coding sequence GTGGCTGAAGATTGGTCTCCGGAGGAAGTTGCAGCCACCGTCGCGGACTATTTCGCGATGCTGGACCACGAGCTTCGGGGCGAGCCATACAACAAGAAGGATCACAACCGACGCCTTCAGCAGGTCCTCCGCGGGAGGTCATCGGGCGCGATCGAGTTCAAGCACGCCAACATCAGTGCGGTGCTCATTGAGCTTGGCTTTCCATACATCGACGGGTACAAACCGCGAGGCAACTACCAAGAACTGCTAAAGGACGAGGTGTCTGCTCGGCTGGATGGCGACCTACGCCTGGCCCGCGCAGCAGAGGCAATCGTACAGGCTGCCGCTGGAGTTGCGCCCGCCGTTCAGTCACTAGCGGATACGATCGTACCGGCCCCAATTAGGGAGCGTGATCGAAGCCGAACCTATGAGCGCCTGCGGAAAGATCCACTGCCGCGCCGAGGGATCAACTACCTCGAGCGAGAGGCCAATAATGCTTCCCTTGGCGCCGCCGGTGAGGTGTTCGCGCTCGACGTTGAGCATCGACGCCTGTGGGAGGCTGGGGAGCGTCGTCTGGCCGAACGTATCGAGCATGTGTCCAGGACTCGCGGAGATGGTCTTGGGTACGACATCCACTCCTTCGACCTTGATGGCCGAGACCGACTCATTGAAGTCAAGACCACCAGCTTTGGTGCGATGACTCCGTTTTTCGCGAGCAACCGAGAAGTCGCTGTCTCAGAAGAGCGAGCGGCGAATTTCAAACTTTATCGAGTATTCAAGTTTCGCGAAGCGCCGAAGGTGTTTGTGCTTTCAGGTGCGCTTCGGGAGTCTTGCGTCCTCGACGCGGTTCAGTTCAGGGTATCTCTAGCATGA